GCAGTCAAACCCGATATAGCCCGTGACTACTCCGGAAGCCGCGCTTTTATCCAGCGCATCCGCATCTGAGCATTGCTGAATAAAACCGCGCTGCGACAAGCGGGTCAGAAAGTCTGAGGCGTAGGAGGTCATGGGTTTAACCGCTTTCGTGCAGGTATGGCACTTGAGGGGGGACAATCGGCGAGCGTCCGATTAGCATGAAGCCCGATTAACATGAAGCAGTACGAACCGGAAGCAGCTGCCAGTGCCCCCTTCTGTGTCACCCCGCAACCGCCCTTATCGCGCGATCGGCCTGATGAGCGGCACCTCAATGGATGGGGTGGATGCTGCCATCCTCACCACCGATGGTGACCGGCTGGTGGAGCCGGGCCCGTCGCTCTGCGTGCCCTATCCACGTACCCTGCGCGACAAGGTGGCGGCCCACCTGAAGGATGCATTGGCCATGGCAGGCCCCCGACCCTTGCCCGACAGTTTAAAATCGCTCGAACGCGACATAACGCTGATGCAGGCAGATGTGGTCAACACACTGCTGGTCGAGGCCAATATGCACGCCTCCGAGTTCGATGTGATTGGCTTTCATGGTCAGACGATGGCACACCGGCCGGATGCAGGCTGGACACTTCAACTGGGCGACGGCGCGCTCATGGCAGATCGGACCGGCATCAATGTGGTGAATGATTTTCGGTCGGCTGATATGGCAGCAGGCGGCGAGGGCGCGCCGCTGGCACCACTCTATCACCTGGCGCTGGCGCATGTTGAAAGCGGCAGCGGGCCTGTCGCCGTTCTCAATCTGGGCGGCATCGGCAACGTCACCTGGATCCCTGATGATGGGTCAACACCGCCCGTCGCCTTTGATACCGGCCCGGCTAATGTTCTCATCGATGAGTGGATGCTCGCCCATACCGGAGAGCCTTTTGACCACAATGGCGCGCTGGCGATGGCCGGAGTGGTGAACGAGGATGTGCTGGCACAGCTTCTGGCCAACGCCTATTTCGACCGCCCGCCGCCCAAATCCCTCGATCGTCTGGATTTTTCCGCTGACCCTGCGCGGCATCTGTCAGACCGCGATGGTGCGGCGACGCTGGTGGCCTTCACAGCGCAAAGCGTTGCGCGTGCGCTTGAGCACCTGTCGGCACCGCCCGTCAAATGGATTGTGGTTGGCGGCGGCAGGCGTAACCCGGTCATCATGACCGAACTCAAAAAGCGACTGAAAACGGATGTCATTGCCGCAGAAGATGCCGGCTGGCGTGGCGACACGCTGGAGGCGGAAGCCTTCGCCTATCTTGCCGTGCGCAGCCTTAAGGGCGAGCCGTTGTCACTGCCCACAACCACCGGCGTATCACAGCCTCAGACCGGCGGCACGCTGCACAAGGCAGGCGTGCGTGCCGCGTGAGCCGGGCCACAACAAGCTGTTTAGCTGGCGTTGCGTTTGTCTTCTTCCAGGCGGCGATCCAGATATTTGCTCACCGTGTCCATAAGCGGCTTTGAGTGATCCTCAAAGAAATGGTTGGCACCCTTTATGATCTCCTGGTCAATGATGATGCCTTTTTGAGCGCGCAGGCGCTCGACGAGTTTTTCAACATCTTCCACCGGAGCCACCTGGTCCTGATCGCCGGACACAAAAATGCCGGATGACGGGCAGGGTGCCAGAAAGCTGAAATCGTAGGAGTTCGCGGGCGGAGCAACTGAAATGAACCCGTCAATTTCAGGCCGCCGCATCAACAACTGCATCCCGATCCACGCGCCAAACGAAAACCCCGCCACCCAGCAGGTGCGGCTGTCAACATTGTAGGTCTGAACCCAGTCGAGCGCTGCCGCTGCATCCGACAACTCGCCGATGCCACCGTCAAAACCGCCCTGACTGCGGCCTACACCGCGAAAGTTGAACCGCAGCACTGAAAAGCCGCGATTGGCAAACATGTAGAACATCTCATACACAATCGAGTTGTTCATGGTGCCGCCGAACTGCGGATGCGGATGCAGGATCATCGCGATGGGGGAGTTCGGCTTGCCTTGATGGTGGTAGCGGCCTTCGATACGGCCTGCAGGACCATTGAAAATCACGTCGGGCATGGATGGATTCACACGGGCGGAAAAAGCAGTGCGTCTGATCGCGGTTTTATTCCGACTTTTTTAGTCGGGAATCAAACGGATTTCGCGCAAAAGGCCAGCTTTGGCCGGATTTTTCCCGCACCCCTTTCTTGACTAAAACACTCAGGTTTAATATCTATGGACACAAGGGTGCCCATTTGGGCTCCCTCTTAGCATAAGCGCGTGCGGCAATTGCAAGCATTCATGTGCCGGTCAGGGCAGATAGGTGTTTAAGGGCGCGGGCTTAGTACCGGGGGTCACAGCGGCGGCGGTGTCCGAAACACCACGTCAACGCCACGTGCGCAGGCTCGATCATCGGGTCTGCCAGCAGCGACATCTACGGGAGACGATCTGATGAAACTCAGCACCAAAGGCCGGTACGCCGTTATGGCGATGGCTGATCTGGCTCACCACGGCGGCAAAAAACCTGTGTCCCTTGGAGAAATTGCCGGCCGACAGGAGATTTCGCTGTCCTACCTGGAACAGCTCTTTGCCAAGCTGCGTAAGGCAGGCATCGTCAAGAGTGTGCGCGGCCCCGGCGGCGGCTACCATCTGGCCCGTGACCCGGACAACATCCAGATTTCCGACATAATTCTCTCTGTCGATGAGCCCATAAAAGCCACCCGCTGCAAGACCGGCAGCGCCGAAGGATGCCTTGGCAACGGCACGCGCTGCATCACCCACGATTTGTGGGACGAGCTGAGCCGCCAGATACATCTGTTTCTCAGCGAAGTATCGCTGGGCGACGTCATCAACCGGCGGGTTCTTGGCCGCAGCGGCATGTTTGGTGTCGACGAACACGTGGCTGCTCCTCAGATGGCGAGGGATACCTCCGGCGATCTGTCTGCTCGAACAGCTCTCGCAGGCGAATAGCCTGACGAGCGTTGCATCACTCACCAGTCGCGAACGGGAAGCACATCACCGTGCCTGCTGACATCACATATCTGGATTACAACGCGACAGCGCCGCTGCGACCGCAAGCGCGCACCGCGATGATGTCCGCTATGGAGGCGCTGGCGGGTGGCGGCAATCCTTCGTCCGTGCATCGCGCGGGGCGCACCGCGCGGCGCATTGTCGAAGACGCGCGCGCTCAGGTAGCGGCTTTGGCACTGTGCGCGCCGGACGAAGTGGTTTTCACGTCCGGCGGGACCGAGGCCAACAGCCTCGCAATCCTCGGCACACTGGCGTCTGGCCAGGTGAAGCGTCTGATTGTATCGGCAGCAGAGCATGCCAGCGTGTTGGACACCGCCACGGCTGCCATGGCCGCCGGTGCTGACGTGTCTGTCCTCCCGGTTGATGCCAACGGCGTAGCCGACATCGAAGCACTGGCGCACGACCTTTCGTCTGACCCGCGTCCGGCTCTGGTATGCCTCATGTCAGCCAACAATGAGACCGGGGTCATTCAACCTGTCAGTAAGGTTGTAGGCATCGTTAAGGACGCTGGCGGCCGCGTGCATGTGGATGCTGTGCAACACGCGGGCAAGTTGCCCTTTTCTGATGTGTCGCTCGCACACACTGTGTCGCTTTCGGCCCACAAGGTCGGCGGGCCGCAGGGCACCGGTGCCCTCATTGTGCGTGGTAAGGGCGGCGTTGAACCGCAACTGCGTGGAGGCGGGCAGGAGCTTCGTCGTCGCGCGGGCACGGAAAACGTGATCGGCATTGCGGGTTTTGGTGCGGCAGCGCAGGTCGCTGCCGAAGACATTGCAACGGTGCAGGCGCTTGCGCCATTGCGCAACGCCATGGAAGCACGTGTGCTGGCCAGTGCCGCGGCGATTTTTGCTGCTGGTGGCCATGCAGCACAGGTGATCGGCCATGCAGCGCCACGGTTGCCGAACACATCCTGCATCGCCTTTGATGGCGTCAGTGCCGAGACGTTGCTGATGGCGCTGGATTTGAGCGGCGTATGCGTTAGTTCCGGCTCTGCATGTTCATCCGGCAAGGTGGCCCGCAGCCATGTGCTGGACGCCATGGGTGTTGCGCCTGATCTGGCGCGCGGAGCCATCCGCCTCAGTCTTGGCTGGACCACAACCGCTGACGACATTGATAGATTTTGCACGAGCCTCGATCAGGCTCTGACCGTTATGAGTTCTCCGCGCACTCCCATGCGCGCGGCAGGTGAGTAGGAAAGACAATGGCAGCAGTACAGGAAACAGTGCGCGACGTCGAAGGTCTCGGCCAGGGCGACAAGTACAAATATGGTTTCTATACGGACATTGAGAGCGACAAGGCACCCAAGGGCCTGAACGAGGACACCGTGCGCTTCATCTCGGCCAAAAAGGGCGAGCCGGAGTGGATGCTCGATTATCGCCTGGAAGCATTTCGCCGCTGGCTTGAAATGGATGAGCCGGACTGGGCCAAGGTCAACTACCCCAAGATCGACTATCAGGATTACTATTATTACTCCGCCCCCAAGAGCCAGGGTGACGGGCCCAAAAGCCTGGATGAAGTCGATCCTGAATTGCTGCGCACCTATGAGAAACTCGGCATCCCGCTGAATGAGCAAAAGATGCTCGCTGGCGTGGCGGTGGATGCCGTGTTTGACAGCGTGTCGGTGGTGACAACCTTCAAGGAAAAGCTGTCAGAGGCGGGCGTGATTTTTTGCCCCATTTCCGAAGCCGTGCACTCGCACCCTGAACTGGTGAAGGAGTATCTGGGTAGCGTTGTTCCGGCTACGGACAACTATTTTGCAGCGCTCAACGCCGCGGTCTTTTCCGACGGCTCGTTTGTGTACATCCCCAAGGGCGTGCGCTGCCCGATGGAGCTTTCCACTTATTTTCGCATCAATGAGCGCGATACCGGCCAGTTTGAGCGTACGCTCATCATTGCCGATGAAGGCTCATATGTAAGCTATCTGGAAGGCTGTACGGCACCCATGCGCGACGAGCACCAGCTGCACGCAGCCGTGGTTGAGCTGGTCACGCACCATGACGCCGAAATCAAATACTCTACCGTGCAGAACTGGTATCCCGGTGATGAGGATGGCAAGGGTGGCATCTTCAATTTCGTGACCAAGCGCGGCGACTGCCGGGGCGACAACTCCAAAATCTCGTGGACGCAGGTTGAAACCGGCTCTGCGGTGACGTGGAAGTATCCAAGCTGCGTGCTGCGCGGCGACAATTCGTCCGGCGAGTTTTACTCGATCGCCATTTCCAATGGCGCGCAGCAGGTGGATTCAGGCACCAAGATGATCCATCTGGGCAAGAACACCCGCAGCCGCATCATCTCCAAGGGCATTTCGGCGGGCAAATCTTCCAATACCTATCGCGGGCTGGTGAGTATTTATCCGTCCGCTGAAGATGCCCGTAATTTCACCCAGTGCGACAGCCTGTTGATCGGCGACAGATGTTCGGCCCACACGGTGCCCTACATCGAAAGCCGCAACCCGTCGGCTGTACTGGAGCATGAAGCCACCACATCGAAACTGTCAGAAGACCAGCTGTTTTATTGCCAGGCCCGCGGCCTGCCGGAAGAAGAAGCTGTGGCCCTTCTGGTCAACGGTTTTTGCCGGGAGGTGCTGCAACAGCTGCCGATGGAGTTTGCGGTAGAAGCACAAAAACTCGTCGGCATCTCCCTTGAAGGAAGCGTCGGCTAATCACCGTCCTACTACGGAAAAAAGACACATGCTTGAAATCAAAAATCTGCACGTTGAAGTCGGCGGCAAGGCAATTCTCAAGGGGATTAACCTCACGCTGAAACCCGGTGAAGTACACGCGGTGATGGGGCCAAACGGCTCCGGCAAATCCACGCTGTCCTATGTGCTGGCGGGTCGCTCCGGCTATGACATCACCGAAGGCTCGATCACCTACAACGGCAAGGATCTTGCCGAGCTTGAGCCCAATGAGCGTGCTGCTGCCGGTGTGTTTCTGGCGTTCCAGTACCCCACAGAAGTTCCCGGCGTCACCACCATGACGTTCCTCAAAACGGCCCTCAATGCCGTGCGCGTTGCGCGTGGTGAGGAGGAACTGGACGCGGTGCGTTTCCTCAAGCTGGTGCGCGAAAAAGCCAAAAGCCTGAACATCACCGATGACATGCTGAAACGTCCGCTGAATGTGGGTTTTTCAGGCGGTGAGAAAAAGCGTGCTGAAACGCTGCAAATGGCGCTGCTGGAACCAACGCTGGCCATTCTGGACGAAACCGATTCAGGCCTTGATGTGGACGCCATGCGCGTGGTTGCAGAAGGCGTGAACGCGCTGCGCTCGCCTGAGCGCTCCATGCTGGTCATCACCCACTATCAGCGACTGCTCGATCACATTGTGCCTGACCAGGTGCACATTCTGGCAGGCGGAAAAATCGTAAAATCCGGCCCCAAGGAACTGGCGCTCGAAGTTGAAACCACCGGCTATGCCGGCATCACCAGCGACGCGGCCTGACACAATGTCAAGACCCGCACCTACACCTTTGCCCATCGAGACCGGCTTCGTTGACGCTCACGCTTCCGCGCGCCTTCCCGGCGCGGCTTGGCTTGGCGAGCTTCGTACCTCCGCCATCCGTACATTTGCCAATGACGGCCTGCCGCATCGGCGCGTTGAGGAGTACCGCTATTTTGACCTGCGCCAGATGCTGGCCAAGTCCGGCGCACTGACGCTGGCGCAGCACGGCAGTGCAGCGGCCGAGGTGTCTGACCCGGCAGCCCAGTTGTTTGAGGC
The Pyruvatibacter sp. genome window above contains:
- a CDS encoding alpha/beta hydrolase, which encodes MPDVIFNGPAGRIEGRYHHQGKPNSPIAMILHPHPQFGGTMNNSIVYEMFYMFANRGFSVLRFNFRGVGRSQGGFDGGIGELSDAAAALDWVQTYNVDSRTCWVAGFSFGAWIGMQLLMRRPEIDGFISVAPPANSYDFSFLAPCPSSGIFVSGDQDQVAPVEDVEKLVERLRAQKGIIIDQEIIKGANHFFEDHSKPLMDTVSKYLDRRLEEDKRNAS
- a CDS encoding Rrf2 family transcriptional regulator, giving the protein MKLSTKGRYAVMAMADLAHHGGKKPVSLGEIAGRQEISLSYLEQLFAKLRKAGIVKSVRGPGGGYHLARDPDNIQISDIILSVDEPIKATRCKTGSAEGCLGNGTRCITHDLWDELSRQIHLFLSEVSLGDVINRRVLGRSGMFGVDEHVAAPQMARDTSGDLSARTALAGE
- the sufC gene encoding Fe-S cluster assembly ATPase SufC, which gives rise to MLEIKNLHVEVGGKAILKGINLTLKPGEVHAVMGPNGSGKSTLSYVLAGRSGYDITEGSITYNGKDLAELEPNERAAAGVFLAFQYPTEVPGVTTMTFLKTALNAVRVARGEEELDAVRFLKLVREKAKSLNITDDMLKRPLNVGFSGGEKKRAETLQMALLEPTLAILDETDSGLDVDAMRVVAEGVNALRSPERSMLVITHYQRLLDHIVPDQVHILAGGKIVKSGPKELALEVETTGYAGITSDAA
- a CDS encoding anhydro-N-acetylmuramic acid kinase, whose product is MSPRNRPYRAIGLMSGTSMDGVDAAILTTDGDRLVEPGPSLCVPYPRTLRDKVAAHLKDALAMAGPRPLPDSLKSLERDITLMQADVVNTLLVEANMHASEFDVIGFHGQTMAHRPDAGWTLQLGDGALMADRTGINVVNDFRSADMAAGGEGAPLAPLYHLALAHVESGSGPVAVLNLGGIGNVTWIPDDGSTPPVAFDTGPANVLIDEWMLAHTGEPFDHNGALAMAGVVNEDVLAQLLANAYFDRPPPKSLDRLDFSADPARHLSDRDGAATLVAFTAQSVARALEHLSAPPVKWIVVGGGRRNPVIMTELKKRLKTDVIAAEDAGWRGDTLEAEAFAYLAVRSLKGEPLSLPTTTGVSQPQTGGTLHKAGVRAA
- the sufB gene encoding Fe-S cluster assembly protein SufB, producing MAAVQETVRDVEGLGQGDKYKYGFYTDIESDKAPKGLNEDTVRFISAKKGEPEWMLDYRLEAFRRWLEMDEPDWAKVNYPKIDYQDYYYYSAPKSQGDGPKSLDEVDPELLRTYEKLGIPLNEQKMLAGVAVDAVFDSVSVVTTFKEKLSEAGVIFCPISEAVHSHPELVKEYLGSVVPATDNYFAALNAAVFSDGSFVYIPKGVRCPMELSTYFRINERDTGQFERTLIIADEGSYVSYLEGCTAPMRDEHQLHAAVVELVTHHDAEIKYSTVQNWYPGDEDGKGGIFNFVTKRGDCRGDNSKISWTQVETGSAVTWKYPSCVLRGDNSSGEFYSIAISNGAQQVDSGTKMIHLGKNTRSRIISKGISAGKSSNTYRGLVSIYPSAEDARNFTQCDSLLIGDRCSAHTVPYIESRNPSAVLEHEATTSKLSEDQLFYCQARGLPEEEAVALLVNGFCREVLQQLPMEFAVEAQKLVGISLEGSVG
- a CDS encoding cysteine desulfurase family protein; the protein is MPADITYLDYNATAPLRPQARTAMMSAMEALAGGGNPSSVHRAGRTARRIVEDARAQVAALALCAPDEVVFTSGGTEANSLAILGTLASGQVKRLIVSAAEHASVLDTATAAMAAGADVSVLPVDANGVADIEALAHDLSSDPRPALVCLMSANNETGVIQPVSKVVGIVKDAGGRVHVDAVQHAGKLPFSDVSLAHTVSLSAHKVGGPQGTGALIVRGKGGVEPQLRGGGQELRRRAGTENVIGIAGFGAAAQVAAEDIATVQALAPLRNAMEARVLASAAAIFAAGGHAAQVIGHAAPRLPNTSCIAFDGVSAETLLMALDLSGVCVSSGSACSSGKVARSHVLDAMGVAPDLARGAIRLSLGWTTTADDIDRFCTSLDQALTVMSSPRTPMRAAGE